A part of Myxococcus landrumus genomic DNA contains:
- the sctR gene encoding type III secretion system export apparatus subunit SctR produces MTWPLAAVALEGALGQQSYAGSPLAMMGMLALMSLLPFAVLMLTSFSKIAVVLSLARSAMGTQQAPPTLVLTGLAAVLTGHIMASVMERMYDAGQLAYQELETGSGTKILESAAKVAEPLRSFLVKHGSPEERARFVDLARELRPPEEADTVSETDLFVVIPAFVITELKEAFQIGFLVFLPFLVLDMVIANVLLALGMQTLSPSQVSLPFKILLFVAVDGWSLLARGLILGYR; encoded by the coding sequence ATGACCTGGCCCTTGGCGGCGGTGGCGTTGGAGGGGGCGCTTGGCCAGCAGTCCTACGCGGGAAGTCCGCTGGCGATGATGGGGATGCTGGCGTTGATGTCCCTGCTGCCATTCGCGGTGTTGATGTTGACGAGCTTCTCGAAGATCGCCGTGGTGTTGTCATTGGCGCGCTCGGCGATGGGCACGCAGCAGGCTCCGCCCACGCTGGTGTTGACGGGGCTGGCGGCGGTGCTGACGGGGCACATCATGGCGTCGGTGATGGAGCGGATGTACGACGCGGGGCAGCTTGCGTATCAGGAGCTGGAGACTGGGTCCGGTACGAAGATCCTCGAGTCCGCGGCGAAAGTGGCCGAGCCCTTGAGGAGCTTCCTGGTGAAGCACGGCAGCCCCGAGGAAAGGGCTCGTTTCGTGGACCTGGCGCGTGAGCTTCGGCCGCCAGAAGAAGCGGACACGGTGAGCGAGACGGACCTGTTCGTGGTCATTCCCGCGTTTGTCATCACCGAGCTGAAGGAGGCCTTTCAGATTGGCTTTCTCGTCTTCCTGCCGTTCCTGGTGCTCGACATGGTCATCGCCAATGTGTTGCTGGCGTTGGGCATGCAGACATTGTCGCCGAGTCAGGTGAGTCTACCTTTCAAGATACTTCTCTTCGTGGCGGTGGATGGCTGGTCGTTGCTCGCGCGAGGCCTCATCCTGGGGTACCGGTGA
- a CDS encoding flagellar biosynthetic protein FliQ, with the protein MTQDVLLTLGREALLLMVLASLPPIGASLLVGFLSSLFQATTQLQESTLSVVPKLCATVVALVLAGPWIAAQLMRFTHQLLLLISEVSA; encoded by the coding sequence ATGACACAGGATGTATTGCTGACGCTGGGGCGTGAGGCCTTGTTGTTGATGGTCCTGGCATCCTTGCCTCCTATTGGTGCGAGCCTGCTGGTGGGGTTCCTGTCGAGCCTGTTCCAGGCGACGACCCAGCTTCAGGAGAGCACGTTGTCGGTGGTGCCGAAGCTGTGCGCGACGGTGGTGGCGTTGGTCCTGGCAGGCCCATGGATTGCCGCGCAGCTCATGCGTTTCACGCATCAGCTCCTGTTGCTCATCTCAGAGGTGTCGGCGTGA
- a CDS encoding EscT/YscT/HrcT family type III secretion system export apparatus protein, translating into MNLELIRSQLEALGPDALAVALCSARLLPVAFLCPLLGGQATPVTVRLGLVLALSLFLRVEGGIGLAIPVTSALAFGGWVLREMLYGVSVGLVAALPFDAARMGGRFIDLLRGTSAEASLPLAGSRESATGEGLYHLLVGLAMTGAVAPWVLGSLIRGFAVVGLGAFVPSEAAAMHVVTLAGGALATGLAVGAPMAAAMLTVDCFLALASRAAPQMNLQELGAPLRILGGGVVLWLGIGLLCERLLAGVLATDGALSMLGTLGR; encoded by the coding sequence GTGAACCTGGAGCTGATTCGTTCACAACTGGAGGCGTTGGGGCCGGATGCCCTCGCGGTGGCGCTGTGCTCCGCGCGGCTCTTGCCCGTGGCCTTCCTGTGCCCGCTCCTGGGAGGACAGGCGACGCCGGTGACGGTGCGTCTGGGGTTGGTGCTGGCGTTGTCGCTGTTCCTGCGGGTGGAGGGAGGGATTGGGTTGGCCATACCCGTGACATCGGCGCTGGCCTTTGGGGGATGGGTGCTGCGGGAGATGCTCTACGGTGTCTCCGTGGGGCTGGTCGCGGCCTTGCCGTTCGATGCGGCGCGAATGGGAGGCCGGTTCATCGACCTCCTGCGAGGAACGTCTGCGGAGGCGAGTCTGCCATTGGCGGGGAGCCGGGAGTCAGCCACGGGCGAGGGGCTCTATCACCTGCTGGTCGGGCTCGCGATGACGGGGGCGGTGGCGCCGTGGGTTCTCGGGTCGCTGATACGCGGGTTCGCCGTGGTGGGGTTGGGGGCCTTCGTGCCATCGGAGGCGGCGGCGATGCATGTCGTCACGCTCGCGGGAGGCGCACTGGCCACGGGATTGGCGGTGGGCGCGCCGATGGCGGCCGCGATGTTGACGGTGGACTGCTTTCTGGCGTTGGCCTCACGCGCGGCGCCGCAGATGAACTTGCAGGAGTTGGGGGCACCCTTGCGAATCCTGGGCGGCGGGGTGGTGCTGTGGCTGGGGATTGGCTTGCTCTGTGAGCGATTGCTGGCGGGAGTGCTGGCGACGGACGGCGCACTTTCCATGTTGGGGACGCTGGGCCGATGA
- a CDS encoding EscU/YscU/HrcU family type III secretion system export apparatus switch protein: MSGEKTEQPSAKRLREARRKGQIPRSRLLSSCAATLGGLLGFAWGFSGMWERLHEWTARLFLEQRLEGALEEGLGILVRMSTPVLGGAFVASIVVSLATVGFEMNPGHLAPKWERVSMASGFKRIFSTKPWWELVKALVAVTVVGMFVWREVEELGADALRTALLAEDTGLWFLLERLGALVYRAAWVLLVLGVGDYVLARRSHLRELMMSREELKREYKESEGDPRHKGQRKAMHRQLALGGPARGVQRATAVVVNPTHLAVALRYDVGECEAPYLVAKAREEDALWLREEARRLGIPVVRDVPLARSLIHYDVGEPIPEELYEAAAVVLRTAMDERDVGDSLRRQTS; this comes from the coding sequence ATGAGCGGCGAGAAGACGGAACAGCCCTCCGCGAAGAGGCTGCGTGAGGCACGTCGCAAGGGGCAGATTCCTCGCAGCCGGTTGCTCTCTTCATGTGCGGCGACGCTGGGAGGACTGCTGGGGTTCGCCTGGGGCTTCTCTGGGATGTGGGAACGGCTTCACGAGTGGACGGCTCGGCTGTTCCTGGAGCAGCGGCTCGAGGGGGCCTTGGAAGAAGGACTGGGGATTCTCGTGCGGATGAGCACGCCGGTGTTGGGGGGCGCGTTCGTCGCGTCAATCGTGGTCTCCCTGGCCACGGTGGGTTTCGAGATGAACCCGGGGCACCTCGCGCCGAAGTGGGAGCGCGTCAGCATGGCCTCTGGCTTCAAGCGCATCTTCAGCACGAAGCCCTGGTGGGAACTGGTCAAGGCGCTGGTCGCGGTGACGGTGGTGGGGATGTTCGTGTGGCGTGAGGTGGAGGAGCTGGGCGCGGATGCCCTTCGCACGGCCTTGCTCGCGGAGGACACGGGGCTCTGGTTCCTGCTGGAGCGATTGGGGGCGCTGGTCTACCGGGCGGCGTGGGTGCTGTTGGTGCTGGGCGTGGGGGACTACGTGCTCGCCAGACGCAGCCACCTGCGCGAGCTGATGATGAGTCGCGAGGAGCTGAAGCGCGAGTACAAGGAGAGTGAGGGCGACCCTCGTCACAAGGGCCAGCGCAAGGCCATGCATCGGCAGCTCGCGCTGGGCGGCCCGGCACGTGGGGTGCAGAGGGCCACGGCCGTGGTCGTGAATCCCACGCATCTGGCGGTGGCCCTTCGTTACGACGTGGGGGAGTGCGAGGCGCCTTATCTCGTCGCGAAGGCGCGAGAAGAGGACGCACTGTGGCTGCGTGAAGAGGCGCGGCGGCTCGGCATCCCGGTGGTCCGGGATGTCCCGTTGGCGCGAAGCCTCATCCACTACGACGTCGGGGAGCCCATCCCCGAGGAATTGTACGAGGCCGCGGCGGTGGTCCTTCGCACGGCGATGGATGAGCGGGACGTCGGGGATTCTCTCCGGAGACAGACATCATGA
- a CDS encoding flagellar biosynthesis protein FlhA, producing the protein MKMLMEWWSKVRSSSDLVLAVAVAAVLGALIIPLPSWLLDVGLAVNLAAAVALLVAALRAKDALKVTSFPSLLLFTTLFRLALNVSSTRLALAEGHAGEVIQAFGEFVVQGDYVVGGVVFAILSLVQFLVVAKGAERVAEVSARFTLDAMPGKQMSIDADLRAGAIDQVQARKRRRDLERESQMFGAMDGAMKFVKGDVIAGLVIVAVNLLGGSLIGVLQGGMSLSEAASTFALIAIGDGLVSQVPSLCITVAAGLVVTRVASEREEDSLGSEIGSQFFGDARTLYVVAGLCVALALMPGMPHMTFLLLAAGLVGLGRVLQRGTSREQPVREGGASSGEKAGAAAKEGAPPESVAVPVGVSPLTLDLAPDLTALAQASAGAFVHKTLNAVRDELFFELGVRIPGIRVRTQAAYLASGEYRILVDEVPAGEGQLTSGALYAMAPPDELAFLPVKAEPAVEPWTRRTISRIPEAGRGPVELAQVQVLGPEELLAEHLRWVLRARAADLLGLQDVQSLLDGLAPRAPMLVKEALQKVPLPLLTDVLRKLLQEGVSIRDLRAILEALVAPSTEGDATALAERCRQALRRYLSHKFAPTGPLYAYLVDPEVEEILRSTGPRGPAPDPERVAEILEGVRQVATGGKAVLLTAPDVRRSLRRLCEGAFPEVAVLTYGELDGALQIRPIGRLSPVPTGA; encoded by the coding sequence ATGAAGATGCTGATGGAGTGGTGGTCGAAGGTCCGCAGTTCGTCCGACCTCGTGCTGGCGGTGGCGGTGGCGGCGGTGCTGGGGGCGCTCATCATCCCGCTGCCGTCCTGGCTGCTGGACGTGGGTCTTGCGGTGAACCTGGCGGCGGCGGTCGCGCTGCTGGTGGCCGCGCTGCGAGCGAAGGATGCGTTGAAGGTGACGTCATTTCCTTCGTTGTTGCTGTTCACCACGTTGTTCAGGCTCGCGCTCAATGTGTCCTCCACGCGGCTGGCGCTCGCGGAGGGACACGCGGGCGAGGTCATCCAGGCGTTCGGCGAGTTCGTCGTCCAGGGCGACTACGTGGTGGGCGGGGTGGTGTTCGCCATCCTTTCGTTGGTGCAGTTCCTGGTGGTCGCCAAGGGCGCCGAGCGTGTCGCGGAGGTGTCCGCCCGCTTCACGTTGGACGCGATGCCGGGAAAGCAGATGTCCATCGATGCGGACCTGCGGGCGGGGGCCATCGACCAGGTGCAGGCCCGGAAGCGGCGGAGGGACCTGGAGCGCGAGTCGCAGATGTTTGGTGCGATGGACGGCGCGATGAAGTTCGTGAAGGGCGACGTCATCGCGGGACTGGTCATTGTCGCGGTGAACCTGCTGGGGGGCTCGCTCATCGGTGTGTTGCAGGGGGGGATGTCGCTCTCGGAAGCCGCATCGACGTTCGCGCTCATCGCGATTGGCGATGGCCTCGTGTCGCAGGTCCCGTCGTTGTGCATCACCGTGGCCGCCGGACTGGTCGTCACGCGTGTGGCCTCCGAGCGGGAAGAGGACTCCCTGGGGTCGGAGATTGGCTCGCAGTTCTTTGGTGACGCGCGGACGCTCTATGTCGTCGCGGGATTGTGTGTCGCGCTGGCGCTGATGCCGGGCATGCCGCACATGACCTTCCTCCTGTTGGCGGCGGGGCTGGTGGGCTTGGGGCGAGTCCTGCAACGAGGGACTTCCCGCGAGCAGCCGGTGCGCGAGGGAGGCGCCTCCTCGGGCGAGAAGGCAGGAGCAGCGGCCAAGGAGGGCGCACCTCCAGAAAGCGTGGCGGTGCCCGTGGGGGTGTCGCCCCTCACGTTGGACCTTGCGCCGGACCTGACGGCGTTGGCGCAGGCGTCGGCGGGGGCGTTCGTGCACAAGACGCTGAACGCCGTGCGAGATGAGCTGTTCTTCGAGCTGGGGGTGCGCATCCCCGGTATTCGCGTGCGGACCCAGGCTGCGTACCTTGCCTCCGGGGAGTACCGCATCCTGGTGGATGAGGTTCCGGCGGGTGAGGGACAGCTCACGTCAGGTGCGCTCTATGCGATGGCGCCTCCCGACGAGCTGGCATTCCTCCCGGTGAAGGCCGAGCCCGCGGTGGAGCCCTGGACGAGAAGGACCATCAGTCGCATCCCCGAGGCGGGCCGAGGGCCGGTGGAGCTCGCGCAGGTCCAGGTCCTGGGTCCCGAGGAACTGCTCGCAGAGCACTTGCGATGGGTACTCCGTGCCCGGGCCGCGGACCTGCTGGGGCTCCAGGATGTGCAGTCATTGCTGGATGGCTTGGCGCCACGCGCACCCATGCTGGTGAAGGAGGCGCTGCAGAAGGTGCCGCTGCCGCTGCTGACGGACGTGCTCCGGAAGCTGTTGCAGGAAGGCGTCAGCATCCGGGACCTGCGAGCCATCCTGGAGGCGCTCGTGGCTCCGTCCACCGAGGGCGACGCCACGGCGCTCGCCGAGCGTTGCCGTCAGGCGCTTCGCCGCTACCTGAGCCACAAGTTCGCGCCCACCGGGCCCCTGTATGCGTACCTCGTGGACCCGGAGGTCGAGGAGATCCTCCGGTCCACGGGGCCTCGAGGGCCCGCGCCAGACCCGGAGCGGGTGGCGGAAATCCTAGAGGGTGTCCGACAGGTGGCCACAGGGGGGAAGGCCGTTCTGCTCACCGCCCCCGATGTCCGCCGGTCGCTGCGCAGACTCTGCGAGGGGGCTTTTCCGGAAGTGGCCGTGCTCACCTATGGGGAGCTGGACGGCGCCCTCCAGATTCGTCCCATCGGCCGGCTGTCGCCTGTTCCGACGGGAGCCTGA
- a CDS encoding HU family DNA-binding protein, translated as MLKSDLINILVAKRGVTQKQAEATIETIFESMKDALCRGENIEIRGLGAFHVKNYQGYQGRNPKTGVVIPVKPKRGLLFRTGKELRDRVNRPAPQQAQSELPSPESKSPGSTGTGL; from the coding sequence ATGCTCAAGTCCGATCTGATCAACATCCTCGTGGCCAAGCGGGGCGTGACGCAGAAGCAGGCTGAGGCCACCATCGAGACGATTTTCGAGTCGATGAAGGATGCCCTCTGTCGCGGCGAGAACATCGAGATTCGCGGCCTGGGAGCCTTCCACGTGAAGAACTACCAGGGCTACCAGGGACGCAACCCCAAGACGGGTGTGGTCATCCCGGTGAAGCCCAAGCGGGGCCTGCTCTTCCGCACGGGCAAGGAGCTGAGGGACCGGGTCAACCGCCCCGCCCCCCAGCAGGCCCAGAGTGAGCTGCCCTCTCCCGAGTCCAAGAGCCCCGGCAGCACTGGCACCGGCCTCTGA
- a CDS encoding YhjD/YihY/BrkB family envelope integrity protein, with translation MAQTPSSWLWTTRDQLFAWLVRAWAPFQGTQLGRFATDTLLAARTVAQGFRGENLRLRAAALTYISMFSLVPLLTVGLVLLNAFHQDRFKERLRFIVRELLAPGVQEKSAALLNQLLEQSNSVAIGSVGFLAILLSAGSLLRHIDGAVNELWGIRRQRPWGTRLLIYGGLLLLGPIFLAASLTGTRAVRGVLQNLPFPGTFIAIGTTLVAVVGLTLLYFWTPYAHVRIRSALAGGLVAGLGWMLAKSLYGEFAARSFRYNLVYASLSALPLFLAWVYVSWLVLLFGARLAYAVEHTAFRDSLFAFGTHPRAYELVASRIAQETTLTWVDGGLAPTPRELATRLRVPESMVHEVVDRMETAGLLERQRKGGLRPARDPATLTLADTTLAVHGVMISGGVETWNGPRASGFEQVEPYFLEADCLGIERLRRTRWTDLADALRPGAIVAVLQTPSKVAEGRNP, from the coding sequence GTGGCCCAGACTCCCTCTTCGTGGCTGTGGACCACGCGAGACCAGCTCTTCGCGTGGCTCGTGCGCGCCTGGGCCCCTTTTCAAGGGACGCAGTTGGGCCGATTCGCCACGGACACGCTGCTCGCCGCCCGGACCGTGGCCCAGGGCTTCCGAGGCGAGAACCTTCGACTTCGCGCCGCCGCCCTCACCTACATCAGCATGTTCTCGCTGGTGCCCTTGCTGACCGTCGGCCTGGTCCTCCTGAACGCATTCCACCAGGACCGCTTCAAGGAGCGCCTGCGCTTCATCGTCCGCGAGCTCCTCGCCCCGGGCGTCCAGGAGAAGTCAGCCGCGCTGCTGAACCAGCTCCTCGAGCAGAGCAACTCGGTGGCCATCGGCAGCGTCGGCTTCCTGGCCATCCTGCTGTCCGCGGGGTCGCTGCTGCGCCACATCGACGGGGCCGTGAATGAGCTGTGGGGCATCCGGCGTCAGCGCCCCTGGGGAACCCGGCTGCTCATCTACGGGGGGCTGTTGCTCCTCGGGCCCATCTTCCTGGCCGCGTCGTTGACCGGAACCCGCGCTGTGCGGGGTGTGCTGCAGAACCTGCCCTTCCCAGGCACCTTCATCGCCATCGGCACCACGCTCGTCGCCGTGGTGGGGCTGACGCTGCTGTACTTCTGGACGCCCTATGCACACGTCCGCATCCGCTCGGCGCTCGCGGGAGGGCTCGTCGCGGGGCTCGGGTGGATGCTGGCCAAGTCCCTCTATGGCGAGTTCGCCGCGCGCAGCTTCCGCTACAACCTCGTCTACGCCTCGCTGAGCGCCCTGCCCCTCTTCCTCGCCTGGGTCTACGTCAGTTGGCTCGTGCTCCTCTTCGGGGCCCGGCTTGCCTACGCCGTCGAGCACACCGCCTTCCGCGACTCGCTCTTCGCCTTCGGCACCCACCCCCGGGCCTACGAGCTGGTGGCCTCTCGCATCGCCCAGGAAACCACGCTGACGTGGGTGGATGGAGGCCTCGCACCCACTCCCCGGGAGCTCGCGACACGGCTCAGAGTCCCCGAGTCCATGGTCCATGAAGTGGTCGACCGGATGGAGACCGCGGGGCTGTTGGAGCGCCAGCGCAAGGGGGGCCTGCGCCCGGCCAGGGACCCGGCGACCCTCACCCTCGCGGACACCACCCTCGCGGTGCATGGGGTGATGATTTCCGGCGGGGTCGAGACCTGGAATGGCCCCCGCGCCTCGGGCTTCGAACAGGTGGAGCCCTACTTCCTGGAAGCAGACTGCCTCGGCATCGAGCGCCTGCGTCGGACTCGGTGGACCGATCTGGCCGACGCCCTACGGCCTGGGGCGATAGTGGCTGTCCTCCAGACACCTTCCAAGGTGGCCGAAGGCCGAAATCCATAA
- a CDS encoding Rne/Rng family ribonuclease → MSSILVINAAGRETRVALVESGHIAEFYLERKKDKGVVGNIYKGRVVRVLPGMQAAFVDIGLEKAAFLYVSDVVYDPDFARAQFELTEGEHEDAPDVPDESEAEAAEAAARDAGPGVDVEAEAEELAGESQAHRTESLPRDTLLELAANAPSIDVAPAAETQAAPASGEPEVAAAVSVVELTSASGEGTEPGVSAAVETTSVAVVVTDVAPSSEASADAVAPSASEAQPLSTEEAAAALAVAMLPPEPPPHAATALSEIIPTPGSEEGTAQAARPAEVSGERRTPREAREAREPRGREKDKGRHKQDEKRRDKRDDDKEKVKPRRTDKIEDLLKVGQEVVVQISKDPIGTKGARLTSHISIPGRQLVFMPTVDHVGISRRISNEKERRRLREIVDRLRPPGTGFIVRTVAENVPQEKLESDIRFLIEVWNQVVRKNEKKGGPGLLHPDLDLILRATRDLFAHDVEKLVVDDREEYERILGFVTAQDPALRDRVALHEGDDTVFDAYGIEQELQRATQRKVWLKSGGYLIIDQAEALTAIDVNSGRYVGKKSLEETITKINVEAAKEIVYQLRLRNIGGIIICDFIDMEKAQNRDKVFKALQEALGRDKAKTNVLRISELGLVEMTRKRVRESIGRVLHEDCPYCDGNGFVKTATTVAYEIFREIRREAPGYKDSTLVINCNAEVARLLQGEERNELRHLMDRYNKSIQVKAQQNYHREQYDIYGRSATGPEHKVASSPGSGDGELAMQQRKPDSGGGFGRQDQNRRSGGRDRDRDRGGERRDERRDGRRPDRGGDRPRGDRGGERGENRGERGDRGGERGENRGERGDRGGERGENRGERGDRGDRGGERGENRGERGERGERGERGDRGERGGERGGERRGERGGGHGSSGGNGGGNEGGGSSAPPASGQGGSEPSGSAT, encoded by the coding sequence ATGAGCAGCATCCTCGTCATCAACGCCGCGGGTCGCGAGACGCGTGTGGCGCTCGTCGAGAGCGGGCACATCGCGGAGTTCTATCTCGAGCGTAAAAAGGACAAGGGCGTCGTTGGCAACATCTACAAAGGCCGCGTGGTCCGGGTGCTCCCGGGCATGCAGGCGGCGTTCGTGGACATCGGCCTGGAGAAGGCCGCGTTCCTCTACGTCAGCGATGTGGTCTACGACCCGGACTTCGCCCGGGCCCAGTTCGAGCTGACCGAAGGCGAGCACGAAGACGCGCCCGACGTCCCCGACGAATCGGAGGCCGAGGCCGCGGAGGCCGCCGCCCGAGACGCGGGGCCGGGCGTGGACGTGGAGGCGGAAGCCGAGGAGCTCGCGGGCGAGTCTCAGGCCCACCGCACCGAGTCCCTGCCGCGCGACACCCTTCTGGAGCTGGCGGCGAACGCGCCCTCCATCGACGTGGCGCCCGCGGCGGAGACCCAGGCCGCGCCGGCGTCGGGTGAGCCGGAGGTGGCTGCCGCTGTCTCCGTCGTGGAGCTGACGTCCGCTTCGGGCGAAGGCACCGAGCCCGGGGTGTCCGCGGCCGTCGAGACGACCTCCGTGGCCGTCGTGGTGACGGACGTGGCGCCGTCGTCCGAGGCTTCCGCGGATGCCGTGGCGCCGTCTGCGTCGGAGGCCCAGCCGCTCTCCACCGAGGAGGCCGCCGCCGCGCTGGCGGTGGCGATGCTGCCGCCCGAGCCCCCTCCGCACGCGGCCACCGCGCTGAGCGAAATCATCCCCACCCCGGGGAGCGAGGAAGGCACCGCGCAGGCGGCGCGTCCCGCCGAGGTGTCCGGTGAGCGCCGCACGCCGCGCGAGGCGCGTGAGGCGCGTGAGCCGCGGGGCCGGGAGAAGGACAAGGGCCGGCACAAGCAGGACGAGAAGCGCCGGGACAAGCGCGACGACGACAAGGAGAAGGTCAAGCCGCGCCGGACGGACAAGATCGAGGACTTGCTGAAGGTGGGCCAGGAGGTGGTGGTCCAGATTTCCAAGGACCCCATCGGAACGAAGGGCGCGCGCCTCACCTCGCACATCTCGATTCCGGGCCGTCAGCTCGTGTTCATGCCCACGGTGGACCACGTGGGCATCAGCCGCCGCATCTCCAACGAGAAGGAGCGCCGCCGACTGCGCGAAATCGTGGACCGGCTTCGTCCGCCCGGCACGGGCTTCATCGTGCGCACGGTGGCGGAGAACGTTCCGCAGGAGAAGTTGGAGAGCGACATCCGGTTCCTCATCGAGGTGTGGAACCAGGTGGTGCGCAAGAATGAGAAGAAGGGCGGGCCGGGCCTGCTGCACCCGGACCTGGACCTCATCCTGCGCGCCACGCGCGACCTGTTCGCGCATGACGTGGAGAAGCTGGTCGTCGATGACCGCGAGGAGTACGAGCGCATCCTGGGGTTCGTCACCGCGCAGGACCCGGCGCTGCGCGACCGCGTGGCGCTGCACGAGGGTGATGACACCGTGTTCGATGCGTACGGCATCGAGCAGGAGCTGCAGCGGGCCACCCAGCGCAAGGTGTGGCTGAAGAGCGGCGGCTACCTCATCATCGACCAGGCCGAGGCGCTCACGGCCATCGACGTCAACTCGGGGCGGTACGTCGGCAAGAAGAGCCTCGAGGAGACCATCACCAAGATCAACGTCGAGGCAGCCAAGGAGATTGTCTACCAGCTCCGGCTGCGCAACATCGGCGGCATCATCATCTGCGACTTCATCGACATGGAGAAGGCGCAGAACCGGGACAAGGTCTTCAAGGCGCTGCAGGAGGCGCTGGGCCGCGACAAGGCGAAGACGAACGTGCTGCGCATCTCCGAGCTGGGCCTTGTGGAGATGACGCGCAAGCGCGTGCGCGAGTCCATTGGCCGCGTGTTGCACGAGGACTGCCCGTACTGCGACGGCAACGGCTTCGTGAAGACGGCCACCACGGTGGCGTACGAAATCTTCCGCGAGATTCGTCGGGAGGCGCCGGGCTACAAGGACTCGACGCTGGTCATCAACTGCAACGCGGAGGTGGCGCGCCTGCTCCAGGGCGAGGAGCGCAACGAGCTGCGGCACTTGATGGACCGGTACAACAAGTCCATCCAGGTCAAGGCGCAGCAGAACTACCACCGCGAGCAGTACGACATCTACGGACGGTCGGCGACGGGCCCCGAGCACAAGGTGGCTTCGTCCCCGGGCTCGGGTGACGGCGAGCTGGCGATGCAGCAGCGCAAGCCGGACAGCGGTGGTGGCTTCGGGCGTCAGGACCAGAACCGCCGGAGCGGTGGGCGAGACCGGGACAGGGACCGTGGCGGAGAACGCCGCGATGAACGCCGTGACGGCCGACGTCCCGACCGGGGCGGAGACCGGCCTCGGGGTGACCGTGGCGGAGAGCGCGGCGAGAACCGGGGCGAGCGCGGTGACCGTGGTGGAGAGCGCGGCGAGAACCGGGGCGAGCGCGGGGACCGGGGCGGCGAGCGCGGGGAGAACCGGGGCGAGCGTGGAGACCGGGGTGACCGTGGCGGCGAGCGCGGTGAGAACCGGGGCGAGCGCGGTGAGCGCGGTGAGCGCGGTGAGCGCGGTGACCGGGGTGAGCGTGGCGGCGAACGCGGTGGAGAGCGTCGCGGTGAGCGCGGAGGCGGCCACGGTTCGTCGGGCGGCAATGGCGGTGGCAACGAGGGGGGCGGAAGTTCAGCGCCTCCCGCGTCAGGCCAGGGTGGCTCGGAGCCCTCGGGCAGCGCGACCTGA
- a CDS encoding DUF3052 family protein, producing MTPYALASLPAMLGIRAGSKVSVINPPRGFVQKLNPLPDGVEFLITAQTGLDVILFFSQDAKELVQRLPALARAMALTGGIWVCWPGGEGIKTSLSEDFVRQAALDIGLVDNKICIIDSTWTGLRLVRRPRGRLDKPEGRKQAPAQA from the coding sequence ATGACGCCGTACGCGCTGGCGTCCCTGCCGGCCATGCTCGGCATCCGGGCCGGGTCCAAGGTGTCCGTCATCAACCCCCCGCGCGGCTTCGTGCAGAAGCTCAACCCACTGCCTGACGGCGTGGAGTTCCTCATCACCGCGCAGACGGGGCTGGACGTCATCCTCTTCTTCTCCCAGGACGCCAAGGAGCTGGTGCAGCGGCTGCCCGCCCTCGCGCGCGCCATGGCCCTGACGGGCGGCATCTGGGTCTGCTGGCCCGGCGGGGAGGGCATCAAGACGAGCCTCTCCGAGGACTTCGTCCGTCAGGCCGCGCTGGATATCGGCCTGGTCGACAACAAGATTTGCATCATCGACTCCACGTGGACGGGCCTGCGGCTGGTGCGCCGTCCGCGCGGGAGGCTGGACAAGCCCGAGGGACGCAAGCAGGCCCCCGCCCAGGCCTGA
- a CDS encoding acylphosphatase — translation MSGTRRVTLRIQGKVQGVFFRESARIEATRLGLAGWVRNRADGAVEAVVEGEPVMLEEFIRWCHRGPSQARVDSVGRTDGEATGEYSHFIVERTS, via the coding sequence ATGAGCGGCACGCGGCGGGTGACGCTGCGCATCCAGGGCAAGGTGCAGGGCGTCTTCTTCCGGGAGAGCGCCCGAATCGAGGCGACACGCCTGGGCCTCGCCGGCTGGGTGCGCAACCGCGCGGATGGCGCCGTGGAGGCCGTGGTGGAAGGTGAGCCGGTAATGCTGGAGGAGTTCATCCGCTGGTGCCACCGAGGTCCGTCCCAGGCGCGCGTCGACAGCGTCGGGCGCACGGACGGCGAGGCCACCGGCGAGTACAGTCACTTCATCGTGGAGCGCACATCATGA